AAAAATGCGTGCCGCTGCACCTAAATTGCAAGCCATCAAAGAGAAATACGGCGATGACCGCATGGCGCAACAACAAGCCATGATGCAGCTTTATAAAGACGAGAAAATCAACCCGCTGGGCGGCTGTCTGCCTATGCTGTTGCAAATCCCCGTCTTCATCGGTCTGTACTGGGCATTGTTCGCTTCCGTAGAATTGCGCCAAGCGCCTTGGTTGGGTTGGATTACCGACTTGAGCCGTCCGGATCCTTTCTACATCCTGCCTTTGATTATGGCGGCAACCATGTTTGCACAAACTTATCTGAATCCGCCGTCAACCGACCCTATGCAGGCGAAAATGATGAAAATCATGCCTTTGGTTTTCTCCATCATGTTCTTCTTCTTCCCTGCCGGCTTGGTTCTGTACTGGGTAGTCAACAACCTCTTGACCATCGCCCAACAATGGCACATCAACCGCAGCATCGAAAAACAACGCGCCCAAGGCGAAGTCGTTTCTTGATAAAAGCTTAGGCAACACAAAGGCCGTCTGTTGTTCAGACGGCCTTTTTTATTTCCTCAAACAAATACAGTTTGAGATTGAACCCAATCCAGTTTTAAGCTTTTAAGCGGCATGCAACACAAAAATCGTCGGGCGTTTCTTCAAATTCGGCATTTCTTTTCTTTTTCGCCACTGCGCAATCGTCTGGCTGATGATTTCCTGTGTCGGCAAGGTCAAGTCCGTAGCCACACATAAGCGCGTTTCAGGGTGCAGGTTTTCTACTGCATCAGCCAACAACGCATCGTTACGATACGGCGTTTCGATAAACAGCTGCGTTTCATTCTGCTGGCGCGAACGTTGCTCCAAAGCCTTCAAACCCTGAATCCGCTCATTTTTTTCAGACGGCAGATAACCCTTAAATGCAAAGTTCTGCCCATTCGCACCCGAAGCCATCAGCGCCAGCAACAAACTGGACGGGCCGATCAAAGGCCGTACTTCAAAGCCGTGTTTATGCGCCAACGCCACTAAATTCGCGCCCGGATCGGCAACAGCCGGACAACCCGCCTCGCTGACAATGCCCATACTGCGCCCTTCTTGCAAAGGTTTCAGCAATTCCGGCAAAGTCTTCAAATCCGTGTGTTCATTCAGCGTTTGCAGATTCAGCTCGCGG
Above is a genomic segment from Neisseria subflava containing:
- a CDS encoding SAM-dependent methyltransferase; this translates as MKPVLYLIPTPLGAPDTPCLLPHEQQAIVGLTDFVVEAEKTARAHLKHLGVTTPIRELNLQTLNEHTDLKTLPELLKPLQEGRSMGIVSEAGCPAVADPGANLVALAHKHGFEVRPLIGPSSLLLALMASGANGQNFAFKGYLPSEKNERIQGLKALEQRSRQQNETQLFIETPYRNDALLADAVENLHPETRLCVATDLTLPTQEIISQTIAQWRKRKEMPNLKKRPTIFVLHAA